Proteins from one Hemicordylus capensis ecotype Gifberg chromosome 7, rHemCap1.1.pri, whole genome shotgun sequence genomic window:
- the LOC128332858 gene encoding probable G-protein coupled receptor 33, whose protein sequence is MTIILGDALNTTNNSSYSAEITPMNMAVALLILASFLVGSVMNGLLLWVLGMKIKRTVNTLWFLHLIFTYLISASFMPFLAVNTLLGSHWVFGTTMCKLINSFGSVGMFTTVFLLTIISLDRYLLICHPIWSQLNRTISRARRLLVGVWFASLALSAPYLAFREIRVMEKGRIECVNNYALSSDWDEANTQTLSYYVHLALFVVRFLLAFLIPFFIITSCYFWMGHEMKKKKLARTEKSYRVLMAAVISFFLCWLPYHFLQGALLLGDEHGTLVGVLKKVFASGACFNYCFTPILYVFVGEKFQQIFKMSIFALLKKGFVDYPIMPGDSILGTSNEGH, encoded by the coding sequence ATGACTATTATCTTGGGGGATGCGCTGAACACAACAAACAACAGCAGCTACTCAGCAGAAATAACCCCCATGAACATGGCTGTTGCTCTGTTGATCTTGGCGTCCTTCCTGGTGGGCTCAGTCATGAATGGTCTCCTCCTCTGGGTGCTGGGGATGAAGATAAAGAGAACAGTCAATACCCTCTGGTTTCTCCACTTGATCTTCACCTACTTAATCTCTGCTTCTTTCATGCCTTTCCTTGCTGTCAACACCCTCCTTGGTTCCCACTGGGTCTTTGGAACCACGATGTGTAAGCTCATCAACTCCTTTGGTTCGGTTGGGATGTTCACCACAGTCTTTCTGCTCACCATCATCAGCTTGGACCGCTACTTGCTCATCTGCCACCCCATCTGGTCCCAGCTAAACCGGACAATTTCTCGGGCACGGAGACTGCTCGTAGGGGTGTGGTTTGCTTCCCTAGCCCTGAGTGCTCCCTACTTGGCTTTCCGGGAGATTCGAGTGATGGAGAAAGGCAGGATCGAGTGTGTCAATAATTATGCTTTATCCAGTGACTGGGATGAGGCAAACACACAGACCCTAAGTTATTATGTTCACTTGGCTCTCTTTGTGGTTCGGTTCCTGCTGGCCTTTCTGATTCCCTTCTTCATCATAACAAGCTGTTATTTCTGGATGGGTCacgaaatgaagaagaaaaagttgGCAAGGACTGAGAAATCTTACAGAGTCTTGATGGCTGCTGTGATATCATTCTTCCTCTGCTGGCTTCCCTATCATTTCCTTCAAGGTGCATTGCTGCTTGGGGACGAGCATGGCACATTAGTTGGGGTCTTGAAGAAAGTTTTTGCTTCTGGAGCCTGTTTCAATTACTGTTTCACCCCCATTCTTTATGTCTTTGTTGGGGAGAAATTCCAGCAGATCTTCAAGATGTCAATCTTTGCTCTTCTTAAGAAAGGTTTTGTGGATTATCCCATTATGCCTGGGGATTCAATCCTGGGGACTAGTAATGAAGGCCATTAG
- the LOC128332857 gene encoding probable G-protein coupled receptor 33 — translation MDKESKTILLENASATGMNATDSPVAITSINIAIALFMLVVFLVGTTVNGLLLWVLGMKIKRTVNTLWFIHLIFTYLVSASCMPFLAVDVLLGSHWVFGTVMCKLINSFGSVGMFTTVFLLTVISLDRYLLICHPIWSQQNRTIPRARRLLIGVWFASLALSSPYLAFREIRVMEKGRIECVNNYALSSDWEGEKIQALRHHIRLALFVVRFLLAFLIPFFIIMGCYFWMGHNMKKKKLVRTGKPYRVLVASVASFFICWLPYHLFWAALLFGASHIIVKCLQVIFVTVVCFNFCFTPILYLIVGEKFQQVFKTSILALLKKGFADIIVVPEENSNISAQDNQMDYT, via the coding sequence ATGGACAAAGAAAGCAAGACCATCCTCTTGGAGAATGCCTCAGCCACAGGAATGAATGCCACTGACTCACCAGTAGCCATAACCTCCATAAACATTGCAATTGCCCTGTTCATGTTGGTGGTGTTCTTGGTGGGGACAACTGTGAATGGTCTCCTCCTCTGGGTGCTGGGGATGAAGATAAAGAGAACAGTCAATACCCTCTGGTTTATCCACTTGATCTTCACCTACTTAGTCTCCGCTTCTTGCATGCCTTTCCTTGCTGTTGACGTCCTCCTTGGTTCCCACTGGGTCTTTGGAACCGTGATGTGTAAGCTCATCAACTCCTTTGGTTCAGTTGGGATGTTCACCACAGTTTTTCTACTCACTGTCATCAGTCTAGACCGCTATCTCCTCATCTGCCACCCTATCTGGTCCCAGCAAAACCGGACAATTCCTCGGGCACGGAGACTGCTCATAGGGGTGTGGTTTGCTTCCCTAGCCCTGAGTTCTCCCTATTTGGCTTTCCGGGAGATTCGAGTGATGGAGAAGGGTAGGATTGAGTGTGTCAATAATTATGCTTTATCCAGTGactgggaaggggaaaaaatacagGCCCTGCGCCATCATATTCGCTTGGCTCTCTTTGTGGTTCGATTCCTactggccttcctgattccattCTTCATCATCATGGGCTGCTATTTCTGGATGGGTCATaacatgaagaagaaaaagttgGTGAGGACCGGGAAGCCTTATAGAGTCTTAGTGGCTTCCGTGGCATCGTTCTTCATCTGCTGGCTTCCTTACCATCTTTTTTGGGCTGCTTTGCTGTTTGGAGCATCCCATATTATAGTCAAGTGTCTGCAAGTCATTTTTGTCACTGTAGTCTGTTTCAATTTTTGTTTCACCCCGATTCTCTATCTCATTGTTGGGGAGAAATTCCAACAGGTCTTCAAGACATCCATTCTTGCTCTGCTCAAGAAAGGTTTTGCAGATATTATTGTTGTACCTGAGGAGAACAGCAACATTTCTGCTCAGGATAATCAGATGGACTATACCTGA
- the LOC128332854 gene encoding C3a anaphylatoxin chemotactic receptor-like, giving the protein TEEWRIRLIIVRTVLYSLTSIFGVMGNGLVIFITGFRMKKTFTTVFFLNLAIADFIATFFLPLTIAFLIHLKFNCGPRWPIGQEMCNFISIIKILNLYSSIFFLMVISMARYIYVRYPVWARNHLTPRLASLVALGVWILSLALSCASMHHDISVIYNTQHINCSYISEILLDSRRICFGSYARIYITMKNTNYSMFISHVILSFILPFIVMISSYGATTLRLRRSRFAQSGKPFKAITAVTVAFFVCWFPLNLITFTEEPPLEKCELLKLFLATRYLSTCLAYFNSCLNPILYVFIGHNYRESLRCSLLSALEDAFQEERSPGRTETENNSSAMPESQNL; this is encoded by the coding sequence ACTGAAGAATGGCGGATAAGGCTGATCATTGTTCGAACTGTACTCTACAGCCTTACCAGTATATTTGGGGTCATGGGTAATGGGCTGGTCATTTTCATCACGGGTTTCCGAATGAAGAAGACATTCACAACTGTCTTCTTTCTCAACTTGGCCATTGCTGACTTCATCGCCACCTTCTTCCTGCCACTGACAATTGCCTTTCTAATCCATTTAAAGTTTAACTGCGGGCCACGTTGGCCAATTGGCCAGGAAATGTGCAACTTCATCAGCATCATAAAGATCCTCAACCTCTACTCCAGCATTTTCTTCCTCATGGTTATCAGCATGGCCCGTTATATATATGTGAGGTACCCTGTGTGGGCAAGGAATCACCTGACACCCCGGCTGGCTTCTTTAGTGGCTTTGGGTGTTTGGATCTTGTCTCTGGCCTTGTCTTGTGCATCCATGCACCACGATATTTCAGTGATATACAATACACAACATATAAATTGTAGCTATATCTCTGAAATACTATTGGATAGTCGGCGCATCTGCTTTGGCAGTTATGCCCGCATTTATATCACAATGAAAAATACTAACTATTCCATGTTTATCAGCCACGTCATCCTTTCCTTCATCCTCCCTTTTATTGTCATGATTTCTTCCTATGGGGCAACCACCTTGAGGCTCAGGAGGAGCCGGTTTGCTCAGTCAGGAAAGCCCTTCAAAGCCATCACAGCAGTGACTGTGGCCTTCTTTGTCTGTTGGTTCCCACTTAACTTGATTACTTTCACAGAAGAACCACCCCTGGAAAAATGTGAACTGCTCAAGCTCTTTCTTGCTACTCGTTACCTAAGTACCTGCTTGGCTTATTTCAacagctgtctcaaccccatccTATATGTCTTCATTGGGCACAATTACAGGGAGAGTCTGAGATGTTCTCTCCTCTCTGCTTTGGAGGATGCTTTCCAAGAGGAGAGAAGCCCTGGCAGAACAGAGACTGAGAACAACTCCTCAGCAATGCCAGAATCCCAGAACTTATGA
- the LOC128332758 gene encoding C3a anaphylatoxin chemotactic receptor-like isoform X1, which translates to MNTTPPTIFIYACSYVFSTHSYDAECITQALKKRMDIVCIVLYSFICVLGTVGNGLVIFVTGFRIKRTVKTVWVFTLATADITFTFSLPLFIAHITLDYHGWDMCKLSSAILFLYIFSRIFLLVVIGINRWVCVRYPVWAWNHQTPQRAALVALGVCILSLAASSPYIYYNQTKPSPHNVTWTFPNNGHTQEQGRHTSHGLTISLFVLAFVIPFIIILASYGAIVLRLRKSPFPQSAKPFRLFTAVSVVFFVCWLPFHLISFFEIQGSETCGLQKVSFVSNDLIHCLAFSSSCLNPILYVFLGHNNKERWSLLSAMENSFH; encoded by the coding sequence ATGAACACAACTCCACCAACCATTTTTATTTATGCCTGTTCATATGTCTTCAGTACCCACTCCTATGATGCAGAATGCATCACACAAGCTTTGAAGAAAAGGATGGACATTGTCTGCATTGTACTCTACAGCTTCATCTGTGTTTTGGGGACCGTAGGAAACGGGCTGGTCATTTTTGTCACTGGCTTCCGAATCAAGAGGACAGTTAAGACTGTCTGGGTTTTCACCTTGGCCACTGCTGACATCACCTTCACCTTTTCCCTCCCGCTCTTTATTGCCCATATCACTCTGGATTATCACGGCTGGGACATGTGCAAGCTCAGCAGCGCCATACTGTTCCTTTACATCTTTTCCCGAATTTTCTTGCTTGTAGTCATTGGCATAAATCGTTGGGTTTGTGTGAGGTACCCAGTGTGGGCTTGGAATCATCAGACACCCCAGCGAGCTGCTTTGGTGGCCTTGGGTGTTTGCATCCTGTCTTTGGCGGCATCGTCTCCATATATCTATTATAACCAAACTAAACCCAGCCCACATAATGTGACTTGGACCTTTCCCAATAATGGCCACACACAGGAACAAGGAAGACATACTTCCCATGGCTTAACTATCAGCCTGTTCGTCCTTGCCTTTGTCATCCCATTCATCATCATCCTTGCTTCCTACGGGGCAATTGTTTTGAGGCTCAGGAAGAGCCCGTTTCCTCAATCGGCAAAACCATTCAGACTTTTCACAGCTGTGAGTGTGGTCTTTTTTGTCTGTTGGCTGCCTTTCCACTTGATTTCTTTCTTTGAGATACAAGGATCAGAAACGTGTGGCCTGCAAAAGGTGTCCTTTGTTAGTAATGACTTAATTCACTGTCTGGCTTTCTCCAgcagctgtctcaaccccatccTGTATGTCTTTTTGGGGCACAATAACAAGGAGAGGTGGTCTCTCCTCTCTGCGATGGAGAATTCCTTCCACTAG
- the LOC128332753 gene encoding interferon-inducible GTPase 5-like: MASHSCNAGLEEYDIISEEDMEEFKEALQEGRMMDVVSKAIKNLQALENARLNIAVTGECGSGKSSFVNAIRGLGDDEDGAAPTGVVETTTVPTPYPHPKHPNVILWDLPGIGTPEFQPSTYLEKVGFSRYDFFILIASERFRSNHADLAHEIQKQGKHFYFVRSKVDADVVASKERRKQNEEAVLIQIRENCREFLLKEGIVSPQVFLLSSWKLDKYDFMELEETLEKELPRQKKHAFLMALPNISLVILQKKKEALQKQIWKLATISCGVAAMPIPGLSVACDVAILVKSLSEYRQNFGLDEESLNKLAEKVAKPVEEIKEAIKSPLAKEISRDLVVKMLTKAGGGALMLMEYLASNIPIFGSLAAGGISFGTTFYMLSSFLNEVARDAQNVLIKALESNV, encoded by the coding sequence ATGGCGTCACACAGTTGCAATGCTGGATTGGAAGAATATGACATCATCAGTGAAGAGGACATGGAAGAGTTTAAGGAAGCTCTTCAAGAGGGGAGAATGATGGATGTGGTATCCAAGGCCATCAAAAACTTGCAGGCCTTGGAAAATGCCCGCCTGAACATTGCGGTGACGGGAGAGTGTGGCTCTGGCAAGTCCTCCTTCGTCAATGCCATTCGGGGCTTAGGGGATGACGAGGATGGTGCTGCACCCACTGGGGTAGTGGAGACCACAACAGTTCCCACTCCTTACCCACACCCCAAGCATCCCAATGTGATTCTGTGGGACCTGCCTGGAATAGGCACCCCAGAGTTCCAGCCCAGCACTTACCTGGAAAAAGTGGGCTTCTCTCGCTATGACTTCTTTATTCTAATTGCCTCAGAGCGCTTCAGATCCAACCATGCCGATCTGGCACATGAGATCCAGAAGCAAGGCAAACACTTCTACTTTGTGCGCTCCAAAGTGGATGCAGATGTGGTGGCGTCTAAAGAGCGACGCAAACAAAATGAGGAGGCAGTGCTGATCCAGATTCGAGAAAATTGCAGAGAGTTCCTGTTGAAAGAAGGAATCGTTTCTCCCCAGGTCTTCCTCCTGTCCAGCTGGAAGCTGGACAAGTATGACTTCATGGAGCTggaagagaccttggagaagGAGCTGCCAAGGCAGAAGAAGCATGCCTTCCTCATGGCCCTGCCCAACATCTCACTAGTTATCttgcagaagaagaaggaggCCTTGCAGAAACAGATCTGGAAGCTGGCGACTATCTCATGTGGGGTGGCTGCCATGCCCATCCCTGGTCTTTCAGTAGCCTGTGATGTGGCTATCCTGGTTAAGTCTCTCTCGGAGTATCGCCAAAACTTTGGCCTGGATGAGGAGTCCCTCAACAAGTTGGCTGAGAAGGTGGCCAAGCCTGTGGAGGAGATCAAAGAGGCGATCAAGTCACCGTTGGCCAAAGAGATCTCCAGGGACTTGGTGGTGAAGATGTTGACCAAGGCTGGTGGTGGGGCATTGATGTTAATGGAGTATTTAGCTAGCAACATACCCATATTTGGCTCCTTGGCAGCTGGAGGGATTTCCTTTGGAACCACCTTCTATATGCTCTCGAGCTTCCTTAATGAAGTGGCAAGAGATGCTCAAAATGTTCTCATCAAAGCCCTAGAATCCAATGTTTAA
- the LOC128332855 gene encoding sialic acid-binding Ig-like lectin 13, with the protein MHGSSSRIVGGDLASVMTREGDKVSLICQTDGKPDPTLTWTKENRNLSNPKQGRKHTHLLTLVREEDAGEYRCRAENPHGSANKTFRLVVQSTPNHMGTMVPLLVGLFLLKVFFCFLLILATFWFSNRQKKAPVMREDTTRG; encoded by the exons ATGCACG GCTCCTCATCAAGAATAGTTGGAGGGGATTTGGCCTCTGTGATGACCCGAGAAGGGGACAAGGTCAGCCTCATCTGTCAGACTGATGGTAAACCTGATCCCACTCTTACTTGGACAAAGGAGAACAGAAACCTTAGCAACCCCAAGCAGGGTAGGAAGCACACCCATCTGCTGACCCTGGTCAGAGAAGAGGACGCTGGAGAGTATCGCTGCCGGGCGGAGAATCCACATGGGTCGGCCAATAAGACCTTCCGACTGGTTGTGCAAT CGACTCCGAATCATATGGGCACAATGGTTCCCCTTCTAGTAGGCTTGTTCCTGCTCAA GGTCTTCTTTTGCTTCTTGCTCATCCTCGCCACCTTTTGGTTTTCAAACCGTCAGAAGAAAGCTCCAGTGATGCGAGAAGACACTACCAGAGGATGA
- the LOC128332758 gene encoding chemerin-like receptor 1 isoform X2 codes for MNTTPPTIFIYACSYVFSTHSYDAECITQALKKRMDIVCIVLYSFICVLGTVGNGLVIFVTGFRIKRTVKTVWVFTLATADITFTFSLPLFIAHITLDYHGWDMCKLSSAILFLYIFSRIFLLVVIGINRWVCVRYPVWAWNHQTPQRAALVALGVCILSLAASSPYIYYNQTKPSPHNVTWTFPNNGHTQEQGRHTSHGLTISLFVLAFVIPFIIILASYGAIVLRLRKSPFPQSAKPFRLFTALAEVTSP; via the exons ATGAACACAACTCCACCAACCATTTTTATTTATGCCTGTTCATATGTCTTCAGTACCCACTCCTATGATGCAGAATGCATCACACAAGCTTTGAAGAAAAGGATGGACATTGTCTGCATTGTACTCTACAGCTTCATCTGTGTTTTGGGGACCGTAGGAAACGGGCTGGTCATTTTTGTCACTGGCTTCCGAATCAAGAGGACAGTTAAGACTGTCTGGGTTTTCACCTTGGCCACTGCTGACATCACCTTCACCTTTTCCCTCCCGCTCTTTATTGCCCATATCACTCTGGATTATCACGGCTGGGACATGTGCAAGCTCAGCAGCGCCATACTGTTCCTTTACATCTTTTCCCGAATTTTCTTGCTTGTAGTCATTGGCATAAATCGTTGGGTTTGTGTGAGGTACCCAGTGTGGGCTTGGAATCATCAGACACCCCAGCGAGCTGCTTTGGTGGCCTTGGGTGTTTGCATCCTGTCTTTGGCGGCATCGTCTCCATATATCTATTATAACCAAACTAAACCCAGCCCACATAATGTGACTTGGACCTTTCCCAATAATGGCCACACACAGGAACAAGGAAGACATACTTCCCATGGCTTAACTATCAGCCTGTTCGTCCTTGCCTTTGTCATCCCATTCATCATCATCCTTGCTTCCTACGGGGCAATTGTTTTGAGGCTCAGGAAGAGCCCGTTTCCTCAATCGGCAAAACCATTCAGACTTTTCACAGCT CTTGCAGAGGTGACCAGTCCTTAG
- the LOC128332856 gene encoding probable G-protein coupled receptor 33 — MGNSSRLNTTSAEAHMNLAIGCFIFIFFLLGIAVNGLFLWLLGMKMKRTVNTLWFLHLIFTYFISCSFMPFFAVYVLLDFVWVFGLFMCKLIITSFSLGTFTSVFLLTIISLDRYLFTCHPNWSQRNRTVRRAQRLIIGVWLVSLVLSTPFLAFQETLPVNGKTQCINHFAFSYEPRTKAPNFAVHLAFFIVRFLLAFLIPFIIIMACYCGVAWEMKKKGLVRRTAKPFRVLVAAVSSFFICWLPYHIYYASLLIEGVPEITLHILWVIVAIGGCFNVCFTPILYLFVGEKFQEVFKMSILGLLKKAFKDLPFAQEDDTGAEGLS; from the coding sequence ATGGGGAATTCCTCAAGACTGAACACCACCTCAGCAGAGGCTCACATGAACCTGGCCATTGGCTGCTTTATCTTCATATTCTTCCTATTGGGAATAGCTGTGAATGGGCTGTTTCTCTGGCTGCTGGGAATGAAGATGAAGAGAACAGTCAATACCCTTTGGTTCCTCCACCTGATTTTCACCTACTTTATCTCCTGTTCTTTTATGCCTTTCTTTGCTGTCTACGTTCTTCTTGATTTTGTTTGGGTCTTCGGCCTATTTATGTGCAAGCTTATCATCACCTCCTTTTCCCTGGGGACATTCACCTCAGTCTTCCTACTCACCATCATCAGCCTGGACCGCTACCTCTTCACCTGCCACCCCAACTGGTCCCAACGTAACCGTACAGTCCGCCGGGCACAAAGACTGATCATTGGAGTGTGGCTTGTTTCTCTAGTCTTGAGTACTCCCTTCCTGGCTTTCCAGGAGACTCTCCCGGTAAATGGCAAGACCCAGTGTATCAATCACTTTGCTTTCTCCTACGAGCCCCGAACAAAGGCCCCGAATTTTGCTGTTCACTTGGCTTTCTTCATAGTTCGGTTCCTCTTGGCCTTCCTGAttcccttcatcatcatcatggccTGCTATTGTGGGGTTGCTTGGGAAATGAAGAAGAAGGGTCTGGTGAGGAGGACTGCAAAGCCATTTAGAGTCCTGGTGGCTGCTGTGAGCTCGTTTTTCATCTGCTGGCTTCCCTACCACATCTACTACGCTTCACTGCTGATTGAGGGAGTACCTGAAATAACTCTCCATATTTTGTGGGTAATTGTGGCCATTGGGGGCTGTTTTAATGTATGCTTTACTCCCATTCTCTATCTCTTTGTGGGGGAAAAATTCCAGGAGGTCTTCAAGATGTCCATCCTTGGTCTGCttaagaaagcttttaaagatcTCCCCTTTGCACAAGAGGATGATACTGGAGCAGAAGGCCTCTCATAG